A genomic window from Mesorhizobium sp. 131-2-1 includes:
- a CDS encoding acetoacetate--CoA ligase: MAADTALWTPTQEQIDAAPMTAFMKAAAAKSGTALSSYAELHHWSIDDREAFWGLVWDFCGIVGDKGERVLLDGDRMPGATFFPDARLNFAENLLKKTGSAEAIIFRGEDKVERRLSWNELNALTSRLQQLFRSLGVKQGDRIAAMMPNMPETVAAMLAAASIGAVWSSCSPDFGEQGVLDRFGQIEPVVFIAPDGYWYNGKAIEVADKVRAVAAKLASVRKVLIVDYLGTSADVAATVDRADALEGALSSFAAKPVSFERLPFAHPLYILFSSGTTGIPKCIVHSAGGTLIQHVKEHRLHAGLLDGDRLFYFTTCGWMMWNWLVSGLASGATLLLYDGSPFYPDGNALFDFADAEKMTYFGTSAKFIDSVRKAGLTPIGTHDLSTVRTISSTGSPLSPEDFRFVYDGIKKDVHLASISGGTDIVSCFVLGVPIEPVWTGEIQGPGLGLAVDVWNDDGRPVRQEKGELVCAKAFPAMPIGFWNDPEDKKYRAAYFERFDNVWCHGDFAEWTAHGGMIIHGRSDATLNPGGVRIGTAEIYNQVEQMPEILEALCIGQDFDNDVRVVLFVRLAAGVQLDAELEKRIRAKIRSGASPRHVPAKIVAVTDIPRTKSGKITELAVRDVVHGRAVKNKEALANPEALELFRNLPQLAD; the protein is encoded by the coding sequence ATGGCCGCCGACACCGCCTTGTGGACGCCGACGCAAGAGCAGATCGACGCGGCGCCCATGACCGCCTTCATGAAAGCCGCGGCGGCGAAGTCGGGTACGGCCCTTTCCTCCTATGCCGAGCTTCACCACTGGTCGATCGACGACCGCGAGGCGTTCTGGGGCCTGGTCTGGGATTTTTGCGGTATCGTCGGCGACAAGGGAGAACGCGTGCTGCTTGACGGTGACAGGATGCCGGGCGCCACCTTCTTTCCCGATGCCAGGCTGAATTTCGCCGAGAACCTGCTCAAGAAAACCGGGTCCGCGGAGGCGATCATCTTCCGCGGCGAGGACAAGGTCGAGCGGCGGCTGTCCTGGAACGAGCTCAACGCCCTGACCTCGCGCCTGCAGCAGCTCTTCCGGTCGCTTGGCGTCAAGCAGGGCGATCGCATCGCCGCCATGATGCCGAACATGCCGGAGACAGTCGCCGCCATGCTGGCCGCCGCCTCGATCGGCGCCGTCTGGTCGTCCTGTTCGCCTGATTTCGGCGAGCAGGGCGTTCTCGACCGTTTCGGCCAGATCGAGCCGGTGGTCTTCATCGCCCCCGACGGCTACTGGTACAACGGCAAGGCGATCGAGGTCGCCGACAAGGTCAGGGCGGTGGCGGCCAAGCTTGCGAGCGTCCGCAAGGTGCTGATCGTCGACTATCTCGGCACCTCGGCCGACGTCGCCGCGACCGTCGACAGGGCGGATGCCCTGGAGGGCGCCTTGTCTTCCTTCGCCGCGAAGCCCGTAAGCTTCGAACGGCTGCCGTTCGCGCACCCGCTCTACATCCTGTTCTCCTCCGGCACGACCGGCATTCCGAAGTGCATCGTCCATTCGGCCGGCGGCACGCTGATCCAGCATGTCAAGGAACATCGGCTCCATGCCGGCCTGCTCGATGGCGACCGCCTGTTCTACTTCACCACCTGTGGCTGGATGATGTGGAACTGGCTGGTCTCCGGTCTCGCCTCGGGCGCCACCCTGCTGCTCTATGACGGCTCGCCATTCTATCCGGACGGCAATGCGCTGTTCGATTTCGCCGACGCCGAGAAGATGACCTATTTCGGCACCTCGGCGAAATTCATCGATTCCGTGCGCAAGGCCGGCCTCACGCCGATCGGCACGCACGATCTTTCGACCGTGCGCACCATCTCGTCCACCGGTTCGCCGCTGTCACCGGAGGATTTCCGCTTCGTCTACGACGGCATCAAGAAGGACGTGCACCTGGCTTCGATCTCCGGCGGCACCGACATCGTCTCCTGCTTCGTGCTCGGCGTGCCGATCGAGCCGGTGTGGACCGGCGAGATCCAGGGGCCCGGGCTCGGCCTTGCCGTCGATGTGTGGAACGACGACGGCAGGCCGGTCAGGCAGGAAAAGGGCGAACTGGTCTGCGCCAAGGCCTTTCCGGCAATGCCGATCGGTTTCTGGAACGACCCGGAAGACAAGAAGTACAGGGCCGCCTATTTCGAGCGCTTCGACAATGTCTGGTGCCATGGCGACTTTGCCGAATGGACGGCGCATGGCGGCATGATCATCCATGGCCGCTCCGACGCGACGCTCAATCCGGGCGGGGTCAGGATCGGCACGGCCGAGATCTACAACCAGGTCGAGCAGATGCCGGAAATCCTCGAGGCGCTGTGCATCGGCCAGGATTTCGACAATGACGTTCGCGTCGTGCTGTTCGTGCGGCTGGCCGCGGGCGTGCAACTGGACGCCGAGCTGGAAAAACGCATCCGCGCCAAGATCCGCAGCGGCGCCAGCCCGCGCCACGTGCCGGCCAAGATCGTCGCCGTCACCGACATTCCCCGCACCAAATCGGGCAAGATCACAGAGCTCGCTGTGCGCGACGTCGTCCACGGCCGCGCCGTCAAGAACAAGGAGGCGCTCGCCAATCCGGAAGCGCTGGAACTGTTCCGCAACCTGCCGCAGCTTGCCGACTAA
- a CDS encoding AsmA family protein — MPSSLIRRGVWAIGVAVLVIALVVAALPLIASTRIVRDRIAWEMSAWSGFRVTIDGSPRIEVWPTFRAILTDVTLSQWTETDAPPVIEAERVEVDLSAMAALQGDVVFSTARLVRPTIRVQRTANGLFLPAIPTGGRITRSIDTARGVVSADPAKPDLSKLPADPFGTVEFRDGRVVASLGGKDQEILSSLTGQANWAAMNSNATLTATGIWRGESVAVDFASPKPLVLFAGGAAPVTLSVKAAPATFSFDGVASMSDNAYFDGQAKFAAPSLRRVLEWSQAGIAPGAAIGSVSVASKVTAAAGRVKFENTTLALDNNPGMGALDFSFGEALPVISGTLAFDTLDLRSFLSAFTPLAPTGEVGPGEIDTSFADKINLDLRVSAAHATAGPVQLADVAATAQVKNGLAVFDISDASAFGGNIQSSLRFDRKPEGTQVEIRLLASDVDGGAFATAAGMTRLVPVGTATVSVILKGPGRSWNSIFENADGSVSATVGPGALTGLNLPAFLKRTEQGGFFALDDVADGTLPIDGAEIKASISKGVARLDKAEANSAKSKIWLSGIASYAGRGLALSGGIVQPDQPAAQANGQPAPPKQSTFFVGGTWSTPFISPISRGISGE, encoded by the coding sequence ATGCCATCATCTTTGATCCGGCGCGGAGTGTGGGCGATCGGCGTTGCCGTGCTCGTCATCGCGCTGGTCGTCGCCGCCCTGCCGCTGATCGCCTCGACCCGCATCGTGCGCGACCGCATTGCCTGGGAGATGAGCGCCTGGAGCGGCTTCAGGGTCACCATCGACGGCTCGCCGCGCATCGAGGTCTGGCCGACCTTCCGGGCCATCCTGACCGATGTGACGCTTTCTCAGTGGACCGAGACCGACGCGCCGCCGGTGATCGAGGCCGAACGGGTCGAGGTCGATCTTTCCGCGATGGCGGCCCTGCAAGGCGACGTCGTGTTCTCCACGGCGCGGCTGGTGCGGCCGACGATCAGGGTCCAGCGCACCGCCAATGGCCTTTTCCTGCCCGCCATCCCGACCGGCGGCCGCATCACACGCTCGATCGACACAGCCCGTGGCGTGGTCAGCGCTGACCCGGCCAAGCCCGACCTCAGCAAGCTGCCGGCGGATCCCTTCGGCACGGTAGAGTTCAGGGACGGCCGCGTGGTGGCCTCGCTCGGCGGCAAGGACCAGGAGATCCTCAGCAGCCTGACCGGCCAGGCGAACTGGGCGGCGATGAACAGCAACGCGACGCTGACGGCGACCGGGATCTGGCGCGGTGAAAGCGTCGCCGTCGACTTCGCGTCGCCGAAGCCGCTGGTGCTGTTCGCAGGGGGCGCGGCCCCGGTCACGCTCTCCGTCAAGGCAGCGCCCGCCACCTTCTCCTTCGACGGCGTGGCCTCGATGTCGGACAATGCCTATTTCGACGGCCAGGCGAAATTCGCCGCGCCCTCGCTGCGGCGCGTGCTGGAGTGGTCGCAGGCCGGCATCGCGCCAGGAGCTGCGATCGGCTCGGTCTCGGTGGCCAGCAAGGTGACGGCGGCGGCCGGCCGGGTGAAGTTCGAAAACACCACCTTGGCGCTCGACAACAACCCGGGAATGGGGGCGCTCGACTTCTCCTTCGGCGAAGCGCTGCCGGTCATCTCCGGCACGCTCGCCTTCGATACGCTCGACCTCAGGTCGTTCCTCTCGGCCTTCACGCCGCTGGCGCCAACCGGCGAAGTGGGTCCCGGCGAGATCGACACCAGCTTCGCCGACAAGATCAATCTCGACCTGCGCGTGTCGGCGGCGCATGCCACGGCAGGACCGGTGCAGCTTGCCGACGTCGCCGCCACGGCGCAGGTCAAGAACGGGCTTGCCGTCTTCGACATTTCCGACGCCTCCGCCTTCGGCGGCAACATCCAGAGCAGCCTGCGCTTCGACCGCAAGCCCGAAGGCACGCAGGTCGAGATCCGGCTTCTCGCCTCCGACGTCGATGGCGGTGCCTTCGCCACGGCGGCGGGGATGACGAGACTGGTGCCTGTCGGGACGGCAACCGTCTCGGTCATCCTCAAAGGGCCGGGCAGATCCTGGAACTCCATCTTCGAAAACGCCGACGGTTCTGTCTCGGCGACCGTCGGGCCGGGCGCGCTCACCGGGCTAAACCTGCCGGCCTTCCTCAAGCGCACCGAACAGGGCGGCTTCTTCGCGCTGGACGACGTCGCCGACGGAACGCTGCCGATTGACGGCGCCGAGATCAAGGCGAGCATCTCCAAGGGCGTGGCCCGGCTCGACAAAGCCGAAGCCAATTCGGCGAAATCCAAGATCTGGCTGTCCGGCATCGCCTCCTATGCCGGACGCGGGCTGGCGCTGTCGGGCGGCATCGTCCAGCCGGACCAGCCGGCGGCGCAGGCGAACGGGCAACCCGCGCCGCCCAAGCAGTCGACCTTCTTCGTCGGCGGCACCTGGAGCACGCCGTTCATCTCGCCGATCAGCCGCGGCATTTCCGGCGAGTAA
- a CDS encoding ABC transporter permease: protein MNTTWSRFNITSVVLGFAFLYLPIVLLIVFSFNESKLVTVWGGFSTKWYVSLFHNQGLMDATWVTARVGVISATVATVLGTLAALTLTRYTRFRGRILFSGMVFAPLVMPEVITGLSLLLLFVAVGLDRGFLTVTLAHITFTMCFVAVVVQSRLVSFDRSLEEAAMDLGAPPVKTFFHITLPVILPAIVSGWMLAFTLSLDDLVIASFTSGPGATTLPMKIYSQVRLGVTPEINAACTILIAVVAVGVIIASVANKRREVQRQRDEQAAQRG from the coding sequence ATGAACACCACCTGGAGCCGCTTCAACATAACCTCGGTCGTGCTCGGCTTTGCCTTCCTCTACCTGCCGATCGTGCTTCTGATCGTGTTTTCCTTCAACGAATCGAAGCTGGTCACCGTCTGGGGCGGCTTCTCGACCAAATGGTACGTCTCGCTGTTCCACAACCAGGGCCTGATGGACGCGACCTGGGTGACGGCGCGTGTCGGCGTCATCTCGGCCACCGTCGCCACCGTGCTTGGCACGCTCGCAGCCCTCACCTTGACGCGCTACACGCGCTTCCGGGGACGGATCCTGTTTTCCGGCATGGTCTTCGCGCCGCTGGTCATGCCGGAGGTGATCACCGGCCTTTCGCTGCTCCTGCTCTTCGTCGCCGTCGGCCTCGACCGCGGCTTCCTCACCGTCACGCTCGCCCACATCACCTTCACCATGTGCTTCGTCGCCGTAGTGGTCCAGTCGCGGCTGGTTTCGTTCGACCGCTCCCTGGAGGAGGCGGCGATGGATCTCGGCGCGCCGCCGGTGAAGACCTTCTTCCACATCACCTTGCCGGTCATCCTGCCGGCGATCGTCTCCGGCTGGATGCTGGCCTTCACGCTGTCGCTCGATGATCTGGTCATTGCCTCCTTCACCTCGGGGCCGGGCGCCACGACGCTGCCGATGAAGATCTACAGCCAGGTTCGCCTTGGGGTGACGCCGGAAATCAACGCTGCCTGCACCATCCTGATCGCGGTCGTCGCCGTTGGCGTCATCATCGCCTCGGTCGCCAACAAGCGCCGCGAGGTCCAGCGCCAGCGCGACGAGCAGGCCGCGCAGCGAGGCTAG
- a CDS encoding ABC transporter permease subunit has product MSSAATAATTSPAADAAKSPLARLGSAFIGRLVIIVPYLWLLFFFLIPFVIVFKISLSQTAIAMPPYTPVLDFSDGVSGFFTGFRELSFDNYVWLTQDALYFNAYVTSVIIAAVSTVLTLIVGYPIAYGMARAPAAIRPTLLMLVILPFWTSFLIRVYAWIGILKPEGLLNEFLLGIGVISQPLLILNHYSAIFIGIVYSYLPFMVLPLYSSLEKMDNSLIEAATDLGCPPITAFWKITFPLSLPGVIAGCLLVFIPAVGEFVIPDLLGGSQTLMIGKTLWNEFFGNRDWPISSAVAVILLLLLIVPIMLFQQAQARAQEQGR; this is encoded by the coding sequence ATGTCGAGCGCCGCAACCGCCGCAACAACCTCGCCGGCAGCCGATGCCGCCAAATCCCCGCTGGCCAGGCTGGGCTCGGCCTTCATCGGTCGCCTGGTCATCATCGTCCCTTATCTCTGGCTGCTGTTCTTCTTCCTCATCCCGTTCGTCATCGTCTTCAAGATCTCGCTCTCGCAGACGGCGATCGCGATGCCGCCCTACACGCCGGTGCTTGACTTCAGCGACGGCGTTTCCGGCTTCTTCACTGGGTTCCGCGAGCTCAGTTTCGACAACTATGTCTGGCTGACCCAGGACGCTCTCTACTTCAACGCCTATGTCACCAGCGTCATCATCGCCGCGGTCTCGACCGTGCTGACGCTGATCGTCGGCTATCCGATCGCCTACGGCATGGCACGTGCGCCGGCGGCGATCCGCCCGACCTTGCTGATGCTGGTCATCCTGCCGTTCTGGACCTCTTTCCTGATCCGCGTCTATGCCTGGATCGGCATCCTAAAGCCGGAAGGCTTGCTCAATGAATTCCTGCTTGGCATCGGCGTCATCAGCCAGCCGCTGCTCATTCTCAACCACTATTCGGCAATCTTCATCGGCATCGTCTATTCCTACCTGCCGTTCATGGTGCTGCCGCTCTATTCGTCGCTGGAAAAGATGGACAACTCGCTGATCGAGGCCGCGACGGATCTAGGCTGCCCGCCGATCACCGCTTTCTGGAAAATCACTTTCCCGCTGTCGCTGCCCGGCGTCATCGCCGGCTGCCTGCTGGTGTTCATCCCGGCGGTCGGCGAGTTCGTCATTCCCGACCTGCTCGGCGGTTCGCAGACGCTGATGATCGGCAAGACCTTGTGGAACGAATTCTTCGGCAACCGCGACTGGCCGATCTCGTCGGCCGTCGCCGTCATCCTGCTGTTGCTGCTGATCGTGCCGATCATGCTCTTCCAGCAGGCCCAGGCGCGCGCTCAGGAGCAGGGCAGATGA
- a CDS encoding ABC transporter ATP-binding protein, with product MKSLGSIRRDFAPWNDPNAKPYIQFDNVTKKFGDFTAVNNLSLTIFEREFFALLGASGCGKSTLLRMLAGFEEPTAGRILLDGQDLRGIPPYRRPVNMMFQSYALFPHMTVEKNIAFGLKQEGMPAPDIERRVAEMLKLVKLEQFAKRKPHQLSGGQRQRVALARSVAKRPKVLLLDEPLGALDKKLREETQFELMDLQQELGLTFVVVTHDQEEAMTMADRIAIMDRGEVMQVATPAEVYEAPTSRFVAHFVGNVNMFEGKVAERAANTTRITGVTGAQIVVENGGDTAAGADIVFAIRPEKIKVSSKKPADAVNALEGEVYDVAYLGDMTVYHVRLDDGQMVRASALNASRITEDPLTWHDRAWVSFRPDAGVVLTR from the coding sequence ATGAAATCGCTTGGCAGCATCCGCAGGGACTTCGCGCCGTGGAACGATCCGAACGCCAAGCCCTATATCCAGTTCGACAATGTCACCAAGAAGTTCGGTGACTTCACCGCCGTCAACAACCTGTCGCTGACCATCTTCGAGCGCGAGTTCTTCGCGCTGCTCGGCGCATCCGGCTGTGGAAAGTCGACGCTGCTGAGGATGCTCGCCGGCTTCGAGGAGCCGACCGCCGGGCGCATCCTGCTCGACGGCCAGGACCTGCGCGGCATCCCGCCCTACCGGCGGCCGGTCAACATGATGTTCCAGTCCTATGCGCTGTTCCCGCACATGACGGTGGAGAAGAACATCGCCTTCGGCCTCAAGCAGGAGGGCATGCCAGCCCCCGACATCGAAAGGCGCGTCGCCGAGATGCTGAAGCTGGTCAAGCTCGAGCAGTTCGCCAAGCGCAAGCCGCACCAATTGTCGGGCGGCCAGCGCCAGCGTGTCGCGCTCGCCCGCTCGGTCGCCAAGCGCCCGAAGGTTCTCTTGCTCGACGAGCCGCTCGGCGCGCTGGACAAGAAGCTGCGCGAGGAAACGCAGTTCGAACTGATGGACCTGCAGCAGGAGCTCGGCCTCACCTTCGTCGTCGTCACCCACGACCAGGAAGAAGCGATGACCATGGCCGACCGCATCGCCATCATGGACAGGGGCGAGGTCATGCAGGTTGCGACGCCGGCGGAAGTCTATGAAGCCCCCACCTCCCGCTTCGTCGCCCATTTCGTCGGCAACGTGAACATGTTCGAGGGCAAGGTTGCCGAGCGGGCGGCGAACACGACACGCATCACCGGGGTGACCGGAGCCCAGATCGTCGTCGAGAATGGCGGCGATACCGCGGCCGGCGCCGACATCGTCTTTGCCATCAGGCCGGAGAAGATCAAGGTTTCGTCAAAGAAGCCGGCGGATGCCGTCAACGCACTCGAAGGCGAAGTCTACGACGTCGCCTATCTCGGCGACATGACCGTCTATCACGTCAGGCTCGACGACGGGCAGATGGTGCGGGCGAGCGCCTTGAACGCCTCGCGCATCACCGAGGACCCGCTGACCTGGCACGACCGCGCCTGGGTCTCCTTCCGGCCCGACGCCGGCGTCGTGCTGACGCGGTAG
- a CDS encoding polyamine ABC transporter substrate-binding protein, protein MTRKALWLSATSAFLTLFTIGGHAEDRVVNVFNWSDYIDSSIIDDFTKETGIKVVYDTFDSNEILETKLLAGGSGYDVVVPSGNFLARQIQAGVFQKLDKSKLPNLSNMWDTVLERTAKYDPGNEYSINYMWGTVGIGYNIKKVQAALGSDKIDSWDTFFNPDTLAKLKDCGVYVLDSPADIIPAALKYLGLDPNSTSPDDIAKAEEALLKVRPYIRKFHSSEYINALANGDICLAVGWSGDVFQARNRAVEAKQGVEIGYSVPKEGAQMWFDQMAIPADAPHVAEAHEFLNYMMKPEVIAKSSNYVLYANGNKASQQFVDKAILDDPAIYPDAATLQKLYTVQPYDPKTQRVITRTWTKIVTGQ, encoded by the coding sequence ATGACCCGCAAAGCGCTCTGGCTTTCGGCGACCTCGGCATTCCTGACGCTTTTCACCATCGGCGGCCACGCCGAAGACCGCGTCGTCAACGTCTTCAACTGGTCCGACTACATCGACAGTTCGATTATCGACGATTTCACCAAGGAAACCGGCATCAAGGTCGTCTACGACACGTTCGATTCCAACGAGATCCTCGAAACCAAGCTTTTGGCCGGCGGCAGCGGTTATGACGTCGTCGTGCCCAGCGGCAACTTCCTTGCCCGCCAGATCCAGGCCGGCGTGTTCCAGAAGCTCGACAAGTCGAAGCTGCCGAACCTGTCGAACATGTGGGACACCGTCCTCGAGCGTACCGCCAAATACGATCCCGGCAACGAGTATTCGATCAACTACATGTGGGGCACCGTCGGCATCGGCTACAACATCAAGAAGGTGCAGGCGGCCCTCGGCTCCGACAAGATCGACAGCTGGGATACGTTCTTCAATCCGGATACACTGGCCAAGCTGAAGGATTGCGGCGTCTATGTTCTGGATTCGCCGGCCGACATCATCCCGGCGGCGCTGAAATATCTCGGCCTCGACCCGAACAGCACCTCGCCCGACGACATCGCCAAGGCGGAGGAGGCGCTGCTGAAGGTCCGGCCGTATATTCGCAAGTTCCATTCGTCCGAATACATCAACGCGCTGGCCAACGGCGACATCTGCCTGGCGGTCGGCTGGTCGGGCGACGTCTTCCAGGCGCGCAACCGCGCCGTCGAGGCCAAGCAGGGCGTCGAGATCGGATATTCGGTGCCGAAGGAAGGCGCCCAGATGTGGTTCGATCAGATGGCGATCCCGGCCGATGCGCCGCATGTCGCCGAGGCGCATGAGTTCCTCAACTACATGATGAAGCCGGAAGTGATCGCCAAATCGTCCAACTATGTGCTGTACGCGAACGGCAACAAGGCCTCGCAGCAATTCGTCGACAAGGCGATCCTGGACGATCCGGCGATCTATCCGGACGCCGCGACCCTGCAGAAGCTCTACACCGTCCAGCCATACGATCCCAAGACCCAGCGCGTCATCACGCGGACCTGGACCAAGATCGTCACCGGCCAGTAG